The DNA window ACTGTCGCTGATCCGTTCGACCATACGACCGCCAACTTGCAGGCGCCTGTAGTCATCCATGTTCACAAACGGCTCGGCAAGCAAGTGATCTTAACGAACACCGCGTACCAAACGAAACATCGCCTCTTCCCAGATAAAGTGGCGACATAAAGGAGGCGGCCCGATGCTTGTCCTGACGCGCAAAATCAACGAAGCGATCCAAATCGGCGATGACATCGAAATCACCGTCCTCGCCATCCAAGGCGATCAAGTAAAGCTTGGCATCAACGCGCCCAAGCACATCGATATCCACCGCAAAGAAGTGTACCTCGCCATCCAAGCGGAAAACAGCGCCGCCTCCGAAGCGCCCGAAGCGTCGCTCGCCGCACTGACCGCCAAGCTGAAGCAGTGGAAACAGCCATAACCCCTAAGCGCCCAAGCGGCGCTTTTTTCGTCCCGATGAAAAAATTTTTTCTCTTTCCCTATTAAACTTCTAAAAAACGCGCCGATATAAACAATGAGCGCGGCATACGGCGAAAGGCGGCCGACTTTCGCCCCATGCCAGCGCGTTCCACAAGGATGTGGAAAAAATTCATTCAAGGAGGAAGAAAGCATGCGAATCAACCACAACATCGCGGCGTTGAATACGTATCGCCAACTGACGATCGGTCAAGGCGCCGCAGCGAAAAACATGGAAAAACTGTCTTCCGGTCTGCGCATCAACCGCGCGGGCGATGATGCGGCGGGTTTGGCGATCTCCGAAAAAATGCGCGGGCAAATTCGGGGGTTGGAGATGTCATCTAAGAATGCCCAAGATGGTATCTCGTTGATTCAAACGGCAGAAGGCGCTTTAAATGAGACCCATTCCATTTTACAACGGATGCGGGAGTTGGCAGTTCAAGCAGCAAGCGATACGAATACGGCGACGGATCGTGCTGAACTTCAAAAAGAAGTGGATCAACTTTCGCAAGAGCTTTCCCGTATTGGAAATACGACGGAATTTAACACTCAAAAACTTCTTAACGGTACATTTTCGGGAACTTTCCATATCGGAGCAAACGAGAATCAAAACCTAGCATTGCAAATTTCTGATATGAGAGGCTTTGCGCTAGGAGTTGCAGACAACGTCACTTATACGGATACGGCTACATTGACTAACACTAATGGCATCCAAGACATTGCAAACGGCACATATACGGTTCGAAAAAATGACAGTACTGGTAACTATGAATTGATCAATAGCGATGGTTTAGCCGTAGCAACGAGCGCCGATGGTAAAACTTACACAGCGGTTACGGGAGATGACCAGTATACATTCAATGATGCCGTCACCAGTGGGACAGTCACTATTGATTATACAAATTCGAAAGCGACAGGGACCGCAGCAGTTACTAATAATGGCCTGGAGGCAGGAAAGTATACGTACAATTCTACAAGCGGTGAGCTGAAGAATGCTAGTGGACAAGTAGTAGCG is part of the Geobacillus sp. 46C-IIa genome and encodes:
- a CDS encoding flagellin, which produces MRINHNIAALNTYRQLTIGQGAAAKNMEKLSSGLRINRAGDDAAGLAISEKMRGQIRGLEMSSKNAQDGISLIQTAEGALNETHSILQRMRELAVQAASDTNTATDRAELQKEVDQLSQELSRIGNTTEFNTQKLLNGTFSGTFHIGANENQNLALQISDMRGFALGVADNVTYTDTATLTNTNGIQDIANGTYTVRKNDSTGNYELINSDGLAVATSADGKTYTAVTGDDQYTFNDAVTSGTVTIDYTNSKATGTAAVTNNGLEAGKYTYNSTSGELKNASGQVVATSSDDKTFKDAAGTTLFTLGAALTSDTTFEVKGINISTQEAANKAITTINTAIEKVSAERAKLGAYQNRLEHTINNLGTAAENLTAAESRIRDVDYALAA
- the csrA gene encoding carbon storage regulator CsrA yields the protein MLVLTRKINEAIQIGDDIEITVLAIQGDQVKLGINAPKHIDIHRKEVYLAIQAENSAASEAPEASLAALTAKLKQWKQP